A genomic region of Saimiri boliviensis isolate mSaiBol1 chromosome 20, mSaiBol1.pri, whole genome shotgun sequence contains the following coding sequences:
- the LOC141582495 gene encoding olfactory receptor 1f45-like: MSSSSTSQRQAEPDPEGTLETIQGSNPIILAENRLPTSQRIQFLDNLFQLLPSSLQWRILQQFHYPAISAPPKIASGQRHRKMFAGTKTGPEADRDLSSMGHRNHTSASEFLLLGLSSRPEQQELIFGLFLAMYMVGIAGNLLIILAIGSASRLHIPMYFFLSQLSLVDFFNSATVPKMLVNIQTQTQAISYGACLGQIYICILLANMDNFLLTAMAYDRYLAICHPLHYSSKMSLGGCTLMLGCLWAIASLHALLHTLLMAQLDFCASNVIPYFFCDLVSLLQLSCSDTQLNQLMIVLVGRLIVLLPFLGILGSYTCIAAAVLRVPSARGKWKAFSACGSHLTMVVLFYGTVSGVYLRPSSSHSTDKDSLASVMYVVVTPTLNPFIYCLRNKDMQGALGKLYSLKALFHRL; this comes from the exons atgtcctcctcctccacttctcAAAGACAAGCAGAACCTGACCCTGAAGGGACCTTAGAAACCATCCAGGGATCCAACCCCATCATTTTAGCAGAGAACAGACTTCCCACATCACAAAGGATTCAATTCCTGGACAACCTCTTTCAGCTTCTGCCCTCATCCCTACAATGGAGGATtctccagcaatttcattacccAGCAATCTCAGCCCCTCCTAAGATTGCATCTGGGCAGAGACATCGGAAAATGTTTGCTGGCACAAAGACAGGCCCAGAAGCAGATCGG GACCTGTCATCCATGGGGCACAGAAACCATACCAGTGCCTCAGAGTTCCTCCTCCTGGGGCTCTCTAGCCGGCCAGAGCAGCAGGAGCTGATCTTCGGGCTCTTCCTGGCCATGTACATGGTTGGCATCGCAGGAAACCTGCTCATCATCCTGGCCATTGGCTCAGCCTCCCGTCTCCACATCCCTATGTACTTCTTCCTCAGCCAGCTCTCCCTGGTGGATTTCTTCAACTCTGCCACAGTCCCCAAGATGCTTGTGAACATCCAGACACAGACTCAGGCTATCTCCTACGGTGCGTGCCTGGGCCAAATCTACATCTGCATCCTGCTGGCCAACATGGACAACTTCCTTCTGACAGCAATGGCCTACGACCGCTACTTGGCCATCTGCCACCCGCTGCACTACTCCTCTAAGATGAGCCTGGGTGGCTGCACCCTAATGTTGGGCTGCTTATGGGCCATTGCCAGCCTCCATGCCCTGCTGCACACCCTTCTCATGGCCCAGCTGGACTTCTGTGCCAGCAATGTTATCCCCTACTTCTTCTGTGACCTCGTTTCCCTGCTCCAGCTCTCCTGTTCTGACACCCAACTCAACCAGCTCATGATTGTGCTGGTAGGGCGCCTGATCGTCCTCCTGCCCTTCCTTGGCATTCTCGGTTCCTACACATGCATTGCAGCTGCAGTGCTCAGGGTCCCCTCTGCCAGGGGTAAGTGGAAGGCCTTTTCCGCCTGTGGCTCCCACCTGACCATGGTCGTCCTCTTCTATGGCACCGTCTCAGGGGTCTACCTGAGGCCCTCATCCTCCCACTCCACAGACAAGGACTCACTGGCCTCAGTGATGTACGTGGTGGTGACCCCCACGCTGAATCCCTTCATCTACTGCCTGAGGAACAAGGACATGCAGGGGGCTCTAGGGAAACTGTACAGCCTGAAGGCTTTGTTCCACAGGCTGTGA